In one window of Bacteriovorax sp. BAL6_X DNA:
- a CDS encoding DUF2608 domain-containing protein, which produces MKLIISILITFSALSYQEVSSHTNFYKKIVEYTKKNKLKTSDVLVVYDIDNTLLRFKTSFGSDQWYGWQNDQIKKGCPVHCIAKSVSGLLDYSYKATFISDMILVEKEIPTLIEKLQESGYGVSSITSRGPVNYPATIRELNKSGIDFKKSNAPRLPFMTKLYGREVRYADGVFMTSGLNKGKMLTHLINRPGLDKKYKAVFFLDDRLKHMKTMDKEYKNNKANKLPVFAYRLTTTDAIVKEFNESDKKLEIRIGEEFKELIKNLN; this is translated from the coding sequence ATGAAGTTAATTATTTCAATTCTGATCACATTCAGCGCACTTTCATATCAAGAGGTCTCTTCACATACGAATTTCTATAAGAAGATAGTTGAGTATACGAAGAAGAATAAACTTAAAACAAGCGATGTCCTTGTTGTTTACGATATTGATAATACACTTCTAAGGTTTAAAACGAGTTTTGGAAGTGACCAATGGTATGGTTGGCAAAATGACCAAATAAAGAAGGGCTGTCCTGTTCACTGTATTGCTAAGTCTGTTAGTGGACTGTTGGATTATTCATATAAAGCGACTTTTATTTCTGACATGATTCTTGTTGAAAAAGAAATTCCAACTCTAATTGAAAAGCTGCAAGAGTCTGGTTACGGTGTTTCTTCAATTACTTCAAGAGGACCAGTTAATTACCCTGCTACAATTCGCGAGCTTAATAAGAGTGGAATTGATTTTAAAAAGTCCAATGCTCCAAGGCTTCCCTTTATGACAAAACTTTACGGAAGAGAAGTGCGCTATGCTGATGGTGTTTTTATGACTTCTGGCCTTAATAAGGGAAAAATGCTGACTCACTTAATTAACCGACCTGGGCTTGATAAGAAGTATAAAGCAGTATTCTTCTTAGATGATCGTCTAAAACACATGAAGACAATGGATAAAGAATATAAGAATAATAAGGCCAATAAGCTTCCGGTATTTGCCTATCGTTTAACGACGACAGATGCCATTGTGAAAGAGTTTAATGAGTCAGATAAGAAACTTGAGATTCGCATTGGTGAAGAGTTTAAAGAATTAATTAAAAATCTTAATTAA
- a CDS encoding LptA/OstA family protein encodes MLSVGQQLSIWLFLIGIVSSTFFGLFSRYEENEFDQSISDLLNQDIYSYFKNVKYFKMADKDARYHLEAAEVSQNLTTDVLILTEPNGVLINDHQADPMYYDAYTGVLNAKEKYLSLRGKVVLRNRNMSIKSESMNYSDNSQIVNFRGKAQSISKDFDSAYEVAVNADELSYNLVSEVGTYDGNVEGRVQRVRAYEDSVKFFADSLVVDKSNRNANMSGNVKFQKSQLLASARNGEIYLDNYNKKLKYYALYDDVVIEETVSPKGQTPFKRKAFSERLEGYMAEDKIVLLGLPRVYQKKDVLKGNTIVLRRDIETIEVDDANTNFKIR; translated from the coding sequence TTGCTAAGCGTTGGACAGCAACTGTCAATTTGGTTATTTCTCATTGGCATCGTTTCATCTACATTTTTTGGTCTCTTTAGTCGTTACGAAGAAAATGAATTCGACCAGTCGATATCGGATCTTTTAAACCAAGACATCTATTCATATTTTAAAAATGTGAAATATTTTAAAATGGCAGACAAGGACGCGCGCTATCACTTAGAGGCCGCAGAGGTTTCACAAAACTTAACAACAGACGTGCTTATCCTTACAGAACCTAATGGTGTTCTTATCAATGATCACCAAGCAGACCCAATGTACTACGATGCCTACACTGGTGTTTTAAATGCAAAAGAAAAGTACCTCTCTCTAAGAGGAAAGGTGGTTCTTAGAAATCGTAATATGAGTATTAAGTCTGAAAGTATGAATTATTCTGATAACTCTCAAATCGTAAACTTTCGTGGTAAGGCCCAGTCAATTTCAAAAGACTTTGACTCTGCTTATGAAGTCGCGGTAAATGCAGATGAGCTAAGTTATAACCTCGTGTCTGAAGTTGGAACTTATGATGGAAATGTTGAGGGAAGAGTGCAGAGAGTGAGGGCCTATGAAGACTCAGTTAAGTTTTTTGCAGACTCATTAGTGGTTGATAAGAGCAATCGCAATGCCAACATGAGTGGAAATGTAAAATTTCAGAAATCTCAACTACTTGCAAGTGCCCGAAATGGCGAAATCTATCTAGATAACTACAATAAAAAACTCAAGTATTATGCACTTTATGACGATGTGGTCATTGAGGAAACTGTTTCTCCAAAGGGACAAACTCCTTTTAAAAGAAAAGCTTTCAGTGAGAGGCTTGAAGGGTATATGGCAGAAGATAAAATTGTTCTGCTTGGCCTTCCAAGAGTTTATCAAAAGAAAGACGTTTTAAAAGGAAACACAATTGTTCTTAGGCGAGACATCGAGACCATAGAAGTTGATGATGCTAATACGAACTTTAAAATAAGGTAA
- the aspS gene encoding aspartate--tRNA ligase, with protein sequence MSQIKGLMRTHNLGELRAEHIGNEVTLCGWVNKNRDLGGLTFIDLRDKFGVTQLNFTNFKGDADLLKKCHLESVIKVVGTVAGRPEDALNKNMPTGEVEVHVTDLQVLSECDINNIPFLPYGATEATEDNKLKYRYLDLRTKKLQDILKLRSKITLDVRNTMSANDFIEVETPILYKSTPEGARDYVVPSRVHPGHVYALPQSPQTLKQLLMIGGTDKYFQICKCFRDEDLRADRQPEFTQIDIEVSFATEEYMKNLATDLMRNIFELGADFEIPVMNYNDAMRDYGSDKPDVRFGLKHHVVSDIFKDTDFGVFKSAIENGGMVKTMFVPATMGTFSRKILDGFVDVVKPFGGKGVAFFKVEEGKASGGISKFITNEVLTSLSNLSDLDGDAANGTWLFFADQEGIVHDSADALRRHLGRELGLIKDGYAFLWVNDFPCFETDEERFYAKHHPFTSPKISEMDKFMNEEVNVNNKTLRDLPAQAYDLVCNGYELGGGSIRIHNGAVQERMFEVLGMSEEEVSSQFGFFVNALKYGTPPHGGIALGLDRITMVKAGTDNIRDVIAFPKTTTASDMMSNAPSVPAKEQTDELHFGFLK encoded by the coding sequence ATGTCACAGATTAAGGGTTTGATGAGAACTCACAATTTAGGAGAATTAAGGGCCGAGCACATCGGAAATGAAGTAACACTATGCGGTTGGGTAAATAAAAACCGTGACCTTGGTGGTCTAACTTTTATCGATTTACGAGATAAGTTTGGTGTAACTCAACTTAACTTCACAAACTTCAAGGGCGATGCTGATCTTCTTAAAAAATGCCACCTTGAATCAGTTATTAAAGTTGTTGGGACAGTTGCAGGCCGTCCTGAAGATGCACTAAATAAGAATATGCCAACAGGTGAAGTTGAGGTTCATGTAACAGACCTTCAAGTTCTATCTGAATGTGATATTAACAATATTCCATTTCTTCCGTACGGTGCTACGGAAGCAACAGAAGATAATAAACTTAAGTATCGCTACCTAGATCTTAGAACAAAGAAGCTTCAAGATATTTTAAAGCTTCGTTCTAAAATCACGCTAGACGTAAGAAATACAATGAGTGCAAATGACTTCATCGAAGTTGAGACGCCAATTCTTTATAAGTCGACACCTGAAGGTGCTCGTGACTATGTTGTTCCATCTCGTGTTCACCCAGGGCATGTTTATGCACTTCCACAGTCACCACAAACGCTAAAGCAGCTTCTTATGATTGGTGGAACAGATAAGTACTTCCAAATCTGTAAGTGTTTTCGTGACGAGGACTTAAGAGCTGATCGTCAGCCTGAATTTACTCAAATCGATATTGAAGTTTCGTTCGCTACTGAAGAGTATATGAAAAACCTTGCTACAGATCTTATGAGAAATATTTTTGAGCTTGGTGCTGACTTTGAAATTCCTGTGATGAATTATAACGATGCCATGAGAGACTACGGTTCGGATAAACCAGATGTACGTTTTGGTTTAAAGCACCATGTTGTTTCAGACATTTTTAAAGATACTGACTTCGGAGTTTTCAAATCAGCTATCGAAAATGGTGGCATGGTTAAGACGATGTTCGTACCTGCTACGATGGGAACTTTCTCTCGCAAGATCCTTGATGGATTTGTTGATGTGGTTAAGCCATTTGGTGGAAAAGGTGTGGCCTTCTTTAAAGTTGAAGAGGGGAAAGCATCTGGTGGTATTTCAAAATTCATCACTAATGAAGTTCTGACTTCACTTTCTAATCTTTCTGACCTAGATGGAGATGCTGCAAACGGAACATGGCTATTCTTTGCTGACCAAGAGGGAATTGTACACGATAGTGCAGATGCTCTTCGTCGTCACCTAGGACGCGAACTTGGTCTTATTAAAGATGGTTATGCATTCCTATGGGTAAATGACTTCCCATGTTTTGAAACAGATGAAGAAAGGTTTTATGCAAAACACCACCCATTCACTTCTCCTAAGATTAGTGAAATGGATAAATTCATGAATGAAGAAGTTAATGTGAATAATAAAACTCTTCGTGACCTACCTGCTCAAGCTTACGACCTTGTTTGTAACGGATACGAGCTTGGTGGTGGATCGATCAGAATTCACAACGGTGCAGTTCAAGAGAGAATGTTTGAAGTTCTTGGAATGAGTGAAGAAGAAGTTTCTAGTCAATTTGGATTCTTCGTAAATGCACTTAAGTACGGAACTCCTCCACACGGAGGGATTGCTCTAGGTCTAGACCGTATCACTATGGTTAAGGCCGGAACTGATAATATCCGTGACGTTATCGCCTTCCCAAAAACAACGACAGCAAGTGATATGATGTCGAATGCACCATCAGTACCTGCAAAAGAGCAGACTGATGAATTACACTTTGGTTTCTTAAAATAA
- a CDS encoding RDD family protein encodes MSTNNKLSEIFDYYKKSKAAKKVRQDRLRKRFYAFILDIYLVVFANKALTFIWLSFVNNFISNISTSPKVSSMAFQSQTTQLSLAIMFFSYFFFSYYLGNGQTLGKAFFKLKVVKSNDVTEPLSALDCFGRSIGYVFANLLFFLPLVINFLRHDQKGVQDFISQTHVISTEEFAYALAEIQAEAKPLDEIEQISLFG; translated from the coding sequence ATGAGCACGAATAATAAGCTATCTGAAATTTTCGACTACTATAAAAAGAGCAAAGCAGCTAAGAAGGTTCGACAAGACCGTCTTAGAAAGAGATTCTATGCTTTCATCTTAGATATCTATCTTGTTGTTTTCGCAAATAAGGCGCTCACTTTTATTTGGCTATCATTTGTAAATAATTTCATTTCAAATATTTCAACTTCACCAAAAGTTTCATCGATGGCCTTTCAAAGCCAAACGACACAGCTATCACTTGCAATCATGTTCTTTAGCTACTTCTTCTTTTCTTACTACTTAGGAAATGGACAGACTCTAGGGAAAGCATTTTTTAAGCTAAAAGTTGTGAAGTCAAACGATGTAACTGAGCCATTAAGTGCTCTTGATTGCTTTGGTCGATCAATTGGTTATGTTTTCGCTAATCTTCTTTTCTTCCTACCTCTAGTGATCAATTTCTTAAGGCATGATCAGAAGGGTGTGCAAGATTTCATCTCACAAACTCATGTAATCAGTACTGAAGAGTTCGCTTATGCACTTGCAGAAATTCAGGCTGAAGCAAAACCTCTCGACGAGATCGAACAAATCAGCCTATTCGGTTAG
- the lptB gene encoding LPS export ABC transporter ATP-binding protein encodes MVEEIAQLSAHGLKKVYGGREVVKGVSIDVKQGEVVGLLGPNGAGKTTSFYMMVGLVKADEGKIDLSGEDLTEQPIHIRALKGVGYLPQEASIFRDLTVEANIFSVLENRDLPRAKKKTLLDNLIADFGLGHIRKSLGSALSGGERRRVEIARTLALEPKFVLLDEPFAGVDPLAVNDIQNVINSLKRRNIGVLITDHNVRETLGVVDRAFIMSSGELLVSGTPDEIVNNERARKFYLGEEFRM; translated from the coding sequence ATGGTTGAAGAAATCGCACAATTATCAGCTCATGGTTTAAAGAAAGTCTACGGCGGCAGAGAAGTCGTTAAAGGCGTAAGCATCGATGTTAAGCAAGGAGAAGTTGTAGGACTACTCGGCCCAAACGGTGCAGGTAAGACAACATCGTTTTATATGATGGTAGGACTGGTCAAGGCAGATGAAGGAAAAATTGATTTATCTGGCGAAGACTTAACTGAACAACCAATTCATATTAGGGCATTAAAGGGTGTCGGCTATCTTCCACAAGAAGCAAGCATCTTTAGAGATTTAACGGTTGAGGCCAATATCTTTTCGGTTCTAGAAAACCGAGACTTACCAAGGGCCAAGAAGAAGACACTTCTTGATAACTTGATAGCAGATTTTGGACTTGGACATATTAGAAAATCTCTTGGTTCAGCTCTTTCCGGTGGTGAAAGAAGAAGAGTTGAGATTGCACGAACATTGGCACTTGAGCCTAAGTTTGTTCTTCTCGATGAGCCTTTTGCAGGAGTTGACCCATTAGCAGTTAATGACATTCAAAATGTTATCAACAGCTTAAAGAGAAGGAATATCGGTGTACTGATCACCGACCACAACGTAAGGGAAACATTAGGAGTAGTTGATCGAGCGTTTATTATGAGTAGTGGAGAATTACTTGTAAGTGGGACACCGGATGAAATTGTAAACAATGAAAGAGCAAGGAAGTTCTATCTTGGTGAAGAATTTAGAATGTAG
- the hpf gene encoding ribosome hibernation-promoting factor, HPF/YfiA family has protein sequence MKVTVSFRHLEHTPALDERIQEKSAKIAKYLDGNLHLKWSCEVRDGREHYAEVEVIGPKFDYHAKAHSDSLYKTIDLVVAKIEKQVQKKKEKMLNKKKMPHKDMEILDPNDAWMDYDDMAS, from the coding sequence ATGAAAGTAACAGTAAGTTTTAGACACCTTGAGCATACGCCAGCACTTGATGAGAGAATCCAAGAGAAATCAGCTAAAATTGCCAAGTACCTTGATGGAAATCTTCATCTGAAATGGAGTTGCGAAGTAAGGGATGGTCGCGAGCATTACGCTGAGGTCGAAGTAATTGGACCTAAGTTTGACTATCATGCAAAAGCTCACTCAGATAGCCTATATAAGACCATTGATCTTGTTGTTGCTAAGATTGAAAAGCAGGTACAGAAGAAGAAAGAGAAAATGCTTAATAAGAAAAAGATGCCACATAAAGATATGGAAATCCTCGATCCTAATGATGCGTGGATGGACTACGACGATATGGCGTCTTAA
- the mutS gene encoding DNA mismatch repair protein MutS, whose translation MVELIAQEFTTLKGINNMTLEIEKIVAEGVKLTPMMTQYHEIKVQYRHHMLMFRMGDFYEVFFEDAINASKILNIALTHRGKLGDHKIPMAGIPHHAAATYIDRFSSEGLKVAICEQVENPKEAKGIVKRAVTQVVSPGMPYDLDKTDSKEDQFIIACNEVHGRFEIVAIDFTTGFFKGFILDSFEDFIEKIRVLHPKEFITYLGQWDKYESVTTLNEHNGTLVTHLSKEYFDEKYSSVYLEKLIPTYKRDQLLKENETVLSPIGALSYYICSTQNHEEFTHLHAFSLSDRTGAMKVTIPTLTGLEILPKSRETYKDSLLGFMDKTKTSMGSRKLKTVFTSPLTDKKEITNRLDTIEFFLKNDDLLQDTREALNNVRDLERILAKAATNRANAGDLLNIASAVDVFEELINSLHKLPTNVFTDLEENAKKELFSLRDEIKKTINDEIGANLDKGNLIKEGANETRDHLAKMSQNTAQALVELENRYREETGIQKLRIKSNNVAGYFIEVSKTHTDKVPENFIRRQTLVNSERYATEELTQFEKEVVVAREKLEKLEREIFKGLIKQITNLSLAIQTLANILSATDTLQSLAWIARNEEFSRPTISDKSRDMDIRGAWHPLIKAAIKDQFIPHDLKLNDETYFGLITGPNMAGKTTVMREIAIIQLLTQIGSYVPAENAKVSICDFLFSRLGASDDILKGQSTFMVEMAETAEILRHATDKSLIILDEVGRGTSTYDGLSIAWALVEHFIENTKALCLFATHYHELIDLADRYPQAKNLTVETQNHRGNVKFLYRLVEQAASQSFGIYVAKLAGLPPTVLKRSQSILKSMEKESSVSQALLDSDHSEQLDFFSVQTPAEIPEYLKQVEDHLSKVDINNLTPIQALNKLNELVDQITLN comes from the coding sequence TTGGTAGAGTTAATCGCTCAAGAATTCACAACACTTAAGGGAATCAATAATATGACTTTAGAGATTGAAAAAATCGTTGCCGAAGGCGTTAAGCTTACACCAATGATGACCCAATATCACGAGATAAAAGTTCAGTATCGCCACCACATGCTAATGTTTCGCATGGGCGACTTTTACGAAGTTTTCTTTGAAGATGCCATAAACGCTTCAAAGATTTTAAATATAGCTCTCACTCACAGAGGAAAGCTTGGAGACCATAAAATTCCAATGGCCGGAATTCCACACCATGCTGCCGCAACTTATATTGATCGTTTTTCAAGCGAAGGTTTGAAAGTTGCAATTTGTGAACAAGTAGAAAACCCTAAAGAAGCAAAAGGGATCGTAAAGAGAGCGGTAACTCAAGTTGTCTCTCCAGGTATGCCATACGATCTTGATAAGACCGACTCAAAAGAAGATCAATTCATTATCGCCTGCAATGAAGTTCATGGCCGTTTTGAAATCGTTGCCATTGATTTTACAACAGGATTTTTCAAAGGCTTCATTCTTGATAGCTTTGAAGACTTCATTGAAAAGATTCGTGTTCTTCACCCAAAAGAGTTTATTACTTACTTAGGTCAATGGGATAAGTATGAAAGTGTGACAACGCTAAATGAGCACAACGGAACGCTTGTTACTCACCTCTCTAAGGAGTACTTTGATGAGAAGTACTCAAGTGTTTATCTTGAAAAATTAATTCCAACTTATAAGCGTGATCAACTCTTAAAAGAGAATGAAACAGTTCTTAGTCCAATTGGAGCGCTTTCATATTATATTTGTTCAACTCAAAACCACGAAGAGTTCACTCACCTTCATGCTTTCAGTCTCTCTGATCGCACAGGTGCAATGAAAGTCACAATCCCAACTCTTACAGGACTTGAAATTCTTCCAAAGTCACGTGAGACATATAAAGACTCTCTTCTTGGCTTCATGGACAAGACAAAGACTTCAATGGGTTCTCGAAAGCTTAAAACAGTTTTTACAAGTCCATTAACAGATAAGAAAGAGATCACAAATCGTCTTGATACAATTGAATTCTTTTTAAAGAATGATGATCTTTTACAAGACACTCGCGAGGCACTTAATAATGTTCGTGACCTTGAAAGAATTCTAGCAAAGGCCGCAACAAATCGTGCTAATGCAGGGGACCTTCTCAACATAGCAAGTGCTGTTGATGTTTTTGAAGAGTTAATAAACTCACTTCATAAACTTCCGACAAATGTTTTCACAGACCTAGAAGAAAACGCTAAGAAAGAGCTATTCTCTCTACGTGATGAAATTAAGAAGACTATTAATGACGAAATAGGTGCCAACCTTGATAAAGGAAACTTAATCAAAGAAGGTGCAAATGAAACTCGTGACCACCTTGCAAAGATGTCACAAAATACGGCGCAGGCCCTCGTTGAACTAGAAAATCGCTACCGCGAGGAAACAGGAATTCAAAAGCTTCGTATTAAATCAAATAACGTAGCTGGCTACTTTATTGAAGTTTCAAAGACTCATACTGATAAGGTTCCTGAAAACTTTATTCGCAGACAAACTCTTGTTAACTCAGAAAGATATGCGACTGAAGAGTTAACACAATTTGAAAAAGAAGTTGTTGTTGCTCGTGAGAAGCTTGAAAAACTAGAAAGAGAAATCTTTAAAGGTCTAATCAAACAGATTACAAATCTTAGCTTGGCCATTCAAACACTAGCAAATATCTTATCGGCAACAGATACTCTACAGTCTCTAGCTTGGATTGCTCGTAACGAAGAATTCTCAAGACCTACAATTTCAGATAAGTCTCGTGACATGGATATTCGAGGTGCATGGCACCCACTAATAAAAGCGGCCATCAAGGACCAGTTTATTCCACATGATTTAAAACTTAATGATGAAACATACTTTGGTCTTATCACAGGTCCAAACATGGCCGGTAAGACAACTGTTATGCGTGAGATTGCCATTATCCAACTTCTCACTCAAATTGGCTCATACGTTCCTGCTGAAAACGCAAAGGTTAGTATTTGCGATTTCTTATTTAGTCGCCTTGGCGCAAGTGATGATATCTTAAAAGGTCAATCGACTTTCATGGTTGAGATGGCCGAAACAGCAGAGATCCTAAGACACGCAACAGATAAGTCTCTTATTATTCTTGATGAAGTTGGTCGCGGAACTTCTACTTATGATGGCCTTTCAATCGCATGGGCACTGGTTGAGCACTTCATTGAAAATACAAAAGCACTTTGTCTCTTTGCAACTCACTACCATGAGTTAATTGATCTTGCGGATCGCTACCCACAGGCAAAGAACCTTACAGTTGAAACACAGAACCATAGAGGAAATGTAAAATTCCTATACCGTCTTGTTGAACAAGCGGCTTCACAATCATTTGGTATTTATGTTGCGAAGCTTGCGGGGCTTCCTCCAACTGTTCTTAAGCGCTCACAATCAATTCTTAAGAGCATGGAAAAGGAATCAAGCGTATCTCAAGCACTACTTGATAGTGACCATAGCGAACAACTAGATTTCTTTAGTGTACAAACACCTGCAGAAATACCTGAGTACTTAAAACAAGTTGAAGATCACTTATCAAAAGTTGATATCAACAACTTAACTCCAATTCAGGCCTTAAATAAGCTAAATGAATTAGTTGATCAAATTACTTTAAACTAG
- the rpoN gene encoding RNA polymerase factor sigma-54, with protein sequence MATKLSQNLSQTQQLVMTPQLQQAIKLLTLSHLEMTDVIAKEMVENPMLEEFSPGESDYKLDKLENQTKEAKADDFKEEAMMSSGDDMDWQKYVDSYNSTTYEPNMAAPSLSPDDMPNYENMVSKGESLAEHLEWQLRMEALSDIEIDFAIEVIGNINDDGYLSCPFDELIEKTKLEREHCLDILEVVQRLDPVGCGAQDLVDCLLAQARIAEERSPLLEKLIRFHLTNLKNRDFKKIIADTGVSEEQIIETAKLLHNFHPKPGRLVGGGDTHYVTPDVFVVEVGGEFVVQVNDDGVPRLRISKMYQDMLNQAESLKNKEAKEFVEEKLKSALWLIKSINKRQRTIDLVAKSIVKKQQQFFKKGPKFLKPMVLKDVANELGVHESTVSRATSNKYMHTPIGLFELKYFFNAGIGGDKGGIDVAGEVLKLKIKELIDNENEKKPLSDQKIADLLSQEDVKVARRTVAKYREMLGILSSSKRKVK encoded by the coding sequence ATGGCCACAAAACTTTCACAAAATCTCAGTCAAACTCAACAGCTCGTGATGACGCCACAGCTTCAGCAGGCGATTAAATTACTGACATTAAGCCATTTAGAAATGACAGATGTTATCGCTAAGGAGATGGTGGAAAATCCAATGCTGGAAGAGTTTTCACCAGGTGAAAGTGATTACAAACTCGATAAGTTAGAAAATCAAACAAAAGAAGCCAAGGCCGATGATTTTAAAGAAGAGGCCATGATGAGTAGTGGCGACGATATGGATTGGCAAAAGTATGTCGATAGTTATAACTCGACAACTTATGAGCCAAATATGGCCGCGCCATCTCTAAGTCCAGATGATATGCCTAATTACGAGAATATGGTTTCCAAGGGAGAGTCTCTGGCTGAACACCTCGAGTGGCAACTTCGTATGGAAGCTTTAAGCGATATTGAAATTGACTTTGCTATTGAGGTTATTGGGAATATTAACGATGATGGATACTTGTCGTGTCCATTTGATGAACTAATTGAAAAAACAAAATTAGAGCGTGAGCACTGTCTTGATATTTTAGAAGTTGTTCAGCGTCTGGATCCTGTTGGATGTGGTGCTCAAGATCTTGTTGATTGTCTTTTAGCGCAAGCAAGAATTGCAGAAGAGCGTTCACCACTTCTAGAAAAACTAATACGTTTCCATTTAACGAATCTAAAGAATAGAGACTTTAAAAAGATTATTGCGGATACAGGTGTATCGGAAGAGCAGATCATTGAAACAGCAAAACTACTTCATAACTTTCATCCAAAGCCTGGTCGCCTTGTTGGTGGTGGAGATACTCACTATGTCACTCCTGATGTTTTTGTTGTTGAAGTTGGAGGAGAGTTCGTTGTTCAGGTTAATGACGATGGTGTACCAAGATTAAGAATTTCTAAAATGTATCAGGATATGCTTAATCAAGCAGAATCCCTAAAAAATAAAGAAGCTAAAGAGTTTGTAGAAGAAAAACTTAAGTCGGCTTTATGGCTAATAAAGTCTATAAATAAGAGACAGCGAACAATTGATCTTGTGGCAAAGTCAATTGTGAAAAAGCAGCAGCAGTTTTTTAAGAAGGGTCCGAAATTTTTAAAACCAATGGTTCTTAAAGATGTTGCTAATGAGCTGGGAGTTCACGAGTCTACAGTTTCTCGTGCTACTTCAAATAAGTATATGCACACACCAATTGGTCTATTTGAATTGAAGTACTTTTTCAATGCGGGAATTGGTGGAGACAAAGGTGGAATCGACGTTGCAGGTGAAGTTCTTAAACTAAAAATTAAAGAACTTATCGACAATGAAAATGAGAAGAAGCCTTTGTCGGATCAGAAGATTGCCGACCTTTTGAGCCAAGAAGATGTGAAGGTTGCGAGACGTACGGTCGCTAAGTATAGAGAAATGCTTGGGATTTTGTCGTCATCAAAAAGAAAAGTAAAATAG